Genomic DNA from Sardina pilchardus chromosome 4, fSarPil1.1, whole genome shotgun sequence:
ATGCAGTGTATAGGCAATGTCATTGGCTTAACACGCGAGAAGCCCAGACCACAGAACACTGACGCTACCTCTGTCAGTACTGGCCAGTTGGTGGAGGCGGAAAGGTTCCCGATGTAAGAAAAGAAtatgaaaaatacatttcacGACAAGTTGATTTCATTTTGTTCCAATGGCAGTCACTATGTTAACAGTGTTCAATAGGACAGTACAGGCCGACTGTTGgaaatgacaaaatgtttactGATCAGATGCAAGTTATTggtacattttttttctggagATAAAGACCACAATATAATAACAGGAGAAAATAAAGGCATACTATCGACCacaatatagaaaaataatgcaataTATTCATCTTCAATTAAGCTTCATGAGTCTACATCTATGTGATACCACTATTAAACACCAAAGTAGGCTATCTACCAGTTTATATAGTCATTTATATATTTGCTTttggaaataaaaataaatacccATTAACTTAATAGGCTAGTGCAAACACAGTTTTGTCATTTcaatgcacacaccacacactgaatTGCACAAAGAAGGTTAAGGACTGAACAATATAATAGGCAATGAGAAACCATGTAACTGCTGTTTGGGAGTGCCATTTGCATTTTTAAGAGATGAACACCAGGGATAAAGCAAAGCTCACTTGCCAACTAATTTGATTTTCCATGACTGAAATGATTGACTTGCTTTTGGTTCACGGCACTTGGTCTTGGCCCGCTAATGTGTGAGCCGCCTTGAACTGAACAACAATAATCTCTCTCCTATTTGGCATTGAGGGTTTAGAACCTGAGAATTCCAAGCTCTGGTTGATTTTTTACGGACGGTGTTTTAGTGACTGGACTGCAACATACAATAACAAACATTATAATGTGATTTtgcctctgtctcactctcacttttaAAAATGCACCAGAAAGCTAAAACGAAAatactctctttttttcacccgTTTCTTAAAAACCTGTCCCTATACACTATTTGGGGTACTTAACAGGTCCACAGCGACAGCATAAGGCTTGATTTAAGCTCACATTATGCAGTTTCTACATGAGTGACACACTAAATTTTATTTTTTGGCTTGGGCTGCCTCAGTCATGGTGTGTAAGTGAAATTTCCCAGTATAATTAATGTTAATTAAAGCCTGGAAATGTCAAGCTCTGTGGCAGAACCATGACAAAGCATTGTTAATTGGCTGCCAGATTCACTAAATCCACCTGTCCTGTGAATTGTGCCCTTGCGAGACACCTGAAACTCCTTGCATGTAGGGTCTTGTATGAAACCCATCGGCAATATCCTAATGAAGGTGCAATGTAAAAGAGGAAATATTGCACAATTGGAACAGGATAAACTGAGgttatatgcacacactctaaTAGCAATAGTGACTTCACAGGATTTCAACGCTTCACAGAATTACTGGTGAAAATGAATTCTGAATACTATAATTAAAAGTCTAAGAAACCAAAAATGTCCAAAGCACAGATAATCTAATGGTCCTATTCCCTAGTTGTCTCTGGTCATTGTGAATTCCTTAGCTAATACTTCACATGACAGTGGTAAAGATGATGACTGTTTTCAAAATACTATGCATAACAAGCCTTTCAGAAACTAAAAATCACAGTAGCAGACCAATGTTTTCAAAGTCACTATCTCCTCCTCTAGTTCCATAAAACTTTGAAATCAGCATGTACTTGGTGTCAATGTTGTTTTGATGGTCTACTGGCAAAAAAAGACCATTTTAATCTGTGAACACATGCCTGTGGTCTAGCCTAATAAAAAACATCTGGTCAATTTTAATTGCCCTCGAATCGAGGAGAACACATGGTGCTGATGATGTTTCAGGGTCATGGTGGTTCACCCAGGTTCCCTCCCATCTACTGTTGGGCGGCAGCCATCACACAACTCCAACGTTATCCTGTGGAGGAGTAGGGTGTGTCGCTATGGTAATTGTAGTCAGGGCAAACCTTTTGGACCAGCTTATAGTCCACACTATAGAAGGCGATGTAGATGCATATGACCTTGAAGGGCTTTGAGCAGAGCCAGGAGACATGACTCTGGGTCTGCTCTTGGTAGCACACCTTGGCCGGGTCCAGGCTGCACAAAGCAGTCTTCTTGTTGCGGTCTGTTTTCTCGTACTCAATGCGGCAGTTGAAAGACTTGGTGTCCTTGGTGGCGAGGGTGGACTGCTGGGCAAACTCAAACTCCACCACCTTGGACGGGGGGACTAAGCTCACAGACACGTTGCCCAGCCCGGTGGAGTTGTGCCGAAAGTACACGCTAAATGTGCCGTTTCCATGGTCCACGATCTTGCCCGTGATGAGGAGATTTAGCTTCACGGTCTTAATGTTGGAGTGGAAATCGCCCCAGCCAAACATCTTTTTGAATTTCCCAGTTTTCACGATGGGCCTCCGTTTAGTTCTCGTTTGCGTCTCCTGAACATCTGTCTGGTTAGATAACCAGTCCCAAAAGTCCTCCATGTTTTCTAAATATGCCATTTCCCTCATGTTGTTTTTGAGTCCAGGAGTTCCCCTGGCGAAGAGACGCAGGGGGTTTAAAATCCGGGGACTGGCCCCTTGAGGGGAGACATTCTCCTCATTATCGCTCTCCCCCCATTCCAGCAGCTCTGCTTCTGGAATTTGCACTTTGCGGCTCGTGACCTTCAAAGACAAAAGGGGAGAACATCAGAGGGAAATATTAGAGCCTGGTCGCACTGTTATTACAAACATACTAAAATATAATTTACAAGATTAAAACAGTACATTTCAAACAACAAAAGTGTCTGACTGTGCAATAGAGGACTACAATTTCAACTTAAAACGCTTTTTTTGACAAAACATTCCAGATTATCATTTCTTCAATAATTATGCcacaaaaaaatggaaaaaagactAGCTGGGTATTGATTTTGAATGTAAAAGGACTGCTTTTAATAGTAAATGTAAAGGTGTAATCAAAAGCAAATGGATGTCTCGTATAGACATTTCACCAGTGAATCCTGTGCACCTTGAAGTGTCTTAGCCTAAAGACCAAATCCTGGGCCACCTCAGATAAAGTCTTAATAATTTACTGCAAAGAGCTAAACTAGTTGTATTAGTAATTAACTGTAGTTTCCTTTCCTGAGGCTCAGTTGAGGGGATAATTTGCTGCAGCAGATGTGACGGCTTTAAGCTGGGCTGTCTGAAATCTCAGAGAGGAGCTGCACAGTATTTTTCCCCCTCTAATTATAAATTTAGCTGTAAGCTTAATTGTAGCATATGTGAGTCCTGTTAAGAAAGTACAATCCTCTGACAACCTTACGTTCAAAATTGTTAGTCACAGAACTCA
This window encodes:
- the nxph2a gene encoding neurexophilin-2 → MRNLQTLLLLFCLHKVTSRKVQIPEAELLEWGESDNEENVSPQGASPRILNPLRLFARGTPGLKNNMREMAYLENMEDFWDWLSNQTDVQETQTRTKRRPIVKTGKFKKMFGWGDFHSNIKTVKLNLLITGKIVDHGNGTFSVYFRHNSTGLGNVSVSLVPPSKVVEFEFAQQSTLATKDTKSFNCRIEYEKTDRNKKTALCSLDPAKVCYQEQTQSHVSWLCSKPFKVICIYIAFYSVDYKLVQKVCPDYNYHSDTPYSSTG